TAGAAATAAGCCTATAGGCAAAAATATAGAAGCCATAGCAGCGTAGGAAGCGACCATCTTAAGTTTTTCAGAACCTTATTCAGAATTCGATTAACTACCATGACATGGAAGCGCCCTCTAAGGAAAGACCCGGTATTAAAGTAAGGTTAATCCAAAGAGAGAATGATTTAGTATTTAATGTTTTTTGATAATGGTCCTGGAATTCCAGAAGAGATTAAATCACGAATATTCGACATGTATTATAGAGGAAACGTTACATCGAAAGGAAGTGGCTTTGGTTTATATATTGTTAAAAACGCGATCGCGAAATTAAATGGTACAATATCATTTATAAGTAGACCAGGGCATACCGATTTTCAATTCATTATACCTACTAATTCAATAGCATCATAATGGGAGCTCAGAGAAAAAGGTAATGTTTATCGATGATAATGAAGTCGAAAATTACATTAATAGTAAGCTGATACAGCAGAATCTAGGCGATTGTGATATTGTTGTTTTTAATAATGCTGTAGAGGCTCTCAAGGACTTTATTGCTATTGATAAGACATCTCCATTAGATGTAAACTTAATTCCTGAATTAATCATCCTCAATATCAAT
The sequence above is a segment of the Flavobacteriales bacterium genome. Coding sequences within it:
- a CDS encoding HAMP domain-containing histidine kinase, translating into MFFDNGPGIPEEIKSRIFDMYYRGNVTSKGSGFGLYIVKNAIAKLNGTISFISRPGHTDFQFIIPTNSIAS